The sequence GGAAAGTACAGTATTAAAAAATTGTGATCAATACCAATACAATCTTTTAGTGAATATAAAAcacctaaaatacaaaaaactgcAATTAAGTACACAAGAATGCAGCAAATCATTAGAAATCAAGTTTTCAAAAGCTTCATTTGGAACCAGTAGTTGTAGTCGATCTCCAGGGCCATCTTTCTTGGCCCTTGTCAGTGTTGCCGCTTTTTTAGTGTTTGGTTTTATTAAACGTGTTTCTGAATCAAATTGGACCTTGCGTTTTAACGAAGAACTGACAAGCCTTCGCTTCGTCTGTTTTTCTATAAGCCACGTAGGTTTTGTGCAGGCCCATGAGCATGGGAAGAGAGAGCTGATTTAAACCAAACCTTCACAACATCTCTTACAATCGAGGTGCTTAATATTTCAGCTAAATTTCAGATACTTCATGAGCGTTCTCGACAAGCCTGGTTCAGGGAGCCCTTTGCTCAACTCAGCAGTCTGAAGTCACTTATGTCAGTGCTTTAActgagtgctttaaaaaaaaaaaaaaaaaaaaaggataaaatggaacacagaaaaagaaggaagaaaggaaggaggaTGAAGTGGCAGTTTACCCCTTTTTTCCAGCAATGTTGTCATctgtaaaataattacacaacaattgcaaatatgttttccattcatgtatatattaaatactGTCATTCAAATGGCTTACAGCGACACACTCTTTGAAACAGAGCACGCTGCTCTTTGCAGGGATGAGggtggaagggagagagagtttAAGAGAGCAGGCGTCTTCTGCTTGCACTGCTTGGTACAGCACGAGGACAATGGGGGATGAAGTTGACCACTTCACAGGACAAAGTGCCCAGTGGAGAAACAAGATTAGCAGTAACATCCGATTCGTGAAGGAGTAGGAAGGAaatcataaaaagaaagaaagtgacagagagaaagacagacatggGTAACAGAGCATATTGTCAACAGGACCATCAGTTCTCTACAGCTGCTCTACGGCTGATGAGCTTCTTAAAGCGTTCCATGAAGATGACAATAGTCAAGTACCATGACGTGTGAAGGCCAGCGTACGGACGTCTGAGGCTCGCCCCAAAGACGCAGCAGACATATCTGAGCAGCACGTTTGGGGAGACAGTGAGGCAAGTTGGCAATActttttgatttgtttctgacaacatttacatttacagcatttatcagacgcccttatccagagcgacttacaatcagtattacagggacagtctccctggagcaatttagggttaagtgtcttgctcagggacacaatggtagtaagtgggattcgaacccgggtcttctggttcataggcgagtgtgttacccactaggctacttccacccttgGAGAAGATTTTGACTTGATCTGAGGACCAAGAGCAGAAGGTGAGTCCAGGCCCTGCAGGCTCAGTGTAGTCCAGAAAAGACACAAGCCCTCTGTTTCAACAAAAATAAACCAGGACATTCGACAAAGCCTTGAAGACGAGAGGGTGGGCTGCGGCAGAAGAGACGAAGATGGAGACACCAGTGCCAAAACCAATAAATACTTCAAGTACCAAGAAATATAccacatttacaataaaaaaaatattaaaataatcacctTCTTCATCACCACCACATGCTGCACCAGTTTGCATCAATAAACAAACCCTTAATGATTCATCAGATCAAGAGCCAGGAGGTCCATTCACTCAAGCAACCAAAGAGTCAGTCCAGCTCACACCACTTTttagaatttgtttttgttcaaaatagttttttgcagGGCACAGGTCCAAACATCCTTCATCTCCTCTCAACTCATTTCCCACTCATATTCTTCTTGGGCCCAGCCGGTCTCTTGACCTGCCACAGGTGGTTGTGGATGGTGAGGGCATCCACGCTGACAGACACCGTTTTGGCAGGGATGACTGTGAACTGCTTGCGGTCTGAGCTGTACTTGTACAGCTTGTCAATCATTTTTTTGCTGATGTTCTTGGGCCCGGTGCCTGTCAACTTCTGGATCTCTTCCGTGTCAGGGAAGTAGGAGTAGAGAGCTCGGAACTGACAGCCACCATCACGGAACAGGATCATAAGGTGGTTTGATTCACACTTTTCTAGCTCCTACAGAGAAAAACAACCCTTCTGTGACAAATGCGTTAAGCAGCATTTAATTGAAAACTAACGCTTTAATGGTGGGTGCAAGTGGGATGCAAGTGACAACTCACCTCGAGGATTGAGTTTTTCTGAGCTTCATTTACTTTCCCAGCCAAACAGCAATGAGAGATGGCATTGTGAATGATTGGCTTGTTTGATTTTGCACTTGgttccttgaaaagttttggaccTAAAGAGAGAAAGTGGGGAGGGTGcacgcattaaaaaaaacaacaaaaaaaaaaacaccatcagtCGTTACGAGTGAGGAGCCTTTGATTGAGCTTTTACCAGTATATTCAGCCATGGAGGTGGAAGTTATGGAAGACGCAGTTGAGCCATTGTCCCAGTCCCTCTCAGTTGTCCGGCTGGAGTTGCGGCTAAGGCCAGGGAAagactcaggtcttttggggtgaagaGCTCACTCTTGAAGactcttttatgactctgttgtggcctcagccatcttttatggtgtggtctgctggggaggtagcatctctgctggggacagaaagaggctgaacaggagggccagctctgttctaggatgccctctggacccagtggaggtggtatTGACAGgtgaatggtggctaagctatcatccctgctgggcaacatctcccaccccatgcaggagaccctgacaggactgagcagctccttcagtggcaagCTGTGGCACCAACGATGTGGgatggagagattcagaagtcctttcctgccaactgctgtcaggctctacaacagctgaccacacaaacacacatccaatacaccatctccacttctcttaactgcaatatgtctatatctacctacacaaccagtacaccatctccacttctcttaactgcaatTCTTCTGTATCTACctactttgtacatatgtaacatcttgcaaaaaataaatgtatatacacacatatttttaccactcacattcactgttttatactattctaggactatttatttgcttgtttgtacagtgaacatttatattatacagtccgTGCTGTTGTCTGTTGCtgcttgtactgtccacttcctgccatgacaatgtaaattggactaataaaggatcatcttatcttatcttatcttatcttatcttatcttaacagagccacatttatacacaataaccagtcagtatGTAACAGTGGAAGAACAATTTATTACACAATTTCAAATTACATTATGTGGGTaataacactgaaaaaaatgtgaaataattgtcAGAAAGGGAAATTCAATACAGAACTATATACAGTGTTAATAAGATCGATTGAATATACAGcaaaaatatacttataaataaaatatacatttaaatacaatgaaattaaaagaTTAATAAGAACACTTTACAATTATTTGCAATCTTTAGACAGTGCAAACAGAGCAGAGGta comes from Denticeps clupeoides chromosome 11, fDenClu1.1, whole genome shotgun sequence and encodes:
- the LOC114799979 gene encoding calmodulin-regulated spectrin-associated protein 1-B-like — translated: MAEYTGPKLFKEPSAKSNKPIIHNAISHCCLAGKVNEAQKNSILEELEKCESNHLMILFRDGGCQFRALYSYFPDTEEIQKLTGTGPKNISKKMIDKLYKYSSDRKQFTVIPAKTVSVSVDALTIHNHLWQVKRPAGPKKNMSGK